Proteins encoded together in one Hymenobacter monticola window:
- a CDS encoding M28 family peptidase has translation MSKQLPLAVALLLAAGTASAQSGKVKIKTKPGRNQEAAAATAPAAAPTDWSVTYANTITPAGLKADLDVLASDAYEGRETGKKGQKMAADYIAKAFAADGLTGPVQGSDNPYIQHFGMKRTTLDLPGSTVKVGSQTFQGKRDFYAALTKVFAAPAPLQPAFVGYGIKDDKYSDFATAADYKGKDLIMLAGEPLNAQGKSLIGADGKPSQFAPASLAGLGARRSIFALQPRSIIVVMPTAAAYAAAPKSYDQVMGHEELEFDDAKPKGFQFNIFVVSPEMGAKLLGTTPAGLDKYRQSVGQAGKPVASPFKPAAATAQAKLNTEPFTTENVLGYLEGGDKKDEIIVVSAHYDHLGIKDGVVFNGADDDGSGTVSVLAMARAFTQAKKEGHGPRRSMLFLANTGEEEGLLGSQYYTDHPVFPLEKTVTDLNIDMVGRVDSLHQGKGDYVYLVGADRLSTELNTLSEATNQQYSPLALDYKYNDPADPEQIYYRSDHYNFAKHNVPIIFYTSGLHPQYHKATDDIALIDFPAMARRDQLIFHTAWALAERDTRVALKPEFLSTGFTPAPADLDRYVGTYASAQIPLKITFTREGNALKAQATGQPAFTLEAVSKDVFKFDPAQLRVEFSADQPTFKMKQGGAELEFKKE, from the coding sequence ATGTCGAAACAACTCCCCCTGGCCGTCGCGCTTCTACTGGCGGCCGGCACCGCTTCGGCCCAATCGGGCAAGGTCAAAATCAAGACCAAGCCCGGCCGCAACCAAGAAGCCGCCGCTGCTACCGCCCCGGCCGCCGCGCCCACCGACTGGTCCGTGACCTACGCCAACACCATCACCCCGGCGGGCCTCAAAGCCGACCTCGACGTGCTGGCCTCCGATGCCTACGAAGGCCGCGAAACCGGCAAGAAGGGACAGAAAATGGCCGCCGACTACATCGCCAAAGCCTTCGCCGCCGACGGCCTGACCGGCCCCGTACAGGGTTCCGACAACCCCTACATCCAGCACTTCGGCATGAAGCGCACCACCCTCGACCTGCCCGGCAGCACCGTGAAAGTGGGCAGCCAGACCTTCCAGGGCAAGCGCGACTTCTACGCGGCCCTGACCAAAGTCTTCGCCGCGCCCGCGCCGCTGCAGCCGGCGTTTGTGGGCTATGGCATCAAGGACGACAAATATTCCGACTTCGCCACGGCGGCCGACTACAAGGGCAAAGACCTGATTATGCTGGCCGGCGAGCCCCTGAACGCTCAGGGCAAGTCGCTGATTGGGGCTGATGGCAAGCCCAGCCAGTTCGCGCCGGCTTCGTTGGCCGGGCTGGGGGCGCGGCGCTCTATTTTCGCGCTGCAACCGCGTTCCATCATTGTGGTAATGCCCACGGCGGCCGCCTATGCGGCAGCGCCCAAATCCTACGACCAGGTGATGGGCCACGAGGAGCTGGAGTTTGACGACGCCAAGCCGAAGGGATTTCAGTTCAACATCTTTGTGGTATCGCCCGAGATGGGGGCCAAGCTGCTGGGCACCACCCCGGCCGGCCTCGACAAGTACCGCCAGAGCGTGGGCCAGGCCGGCAAGCCGGTGGCCTCGCCCTTCAAGCCTGCCGCGGCCACGGCCCAGGCCAAGCTGAACACGGAGCCCTTCACTACCGAAAACGTGCTGGGCTATCTCGAAGGCGGCGACAAGAAGGACGAAATCATCGTGGTGTCGGCCCACTACGACCACCTCGGCATCAAGGACGGCGTGGTGTTTAACGGGGCCGACGACGACGGCTCGGGCACGGTGAGCGTGCTGGCCATGGCCCGCGCTTTCACCCAGGCCAAAAAGGAGGGCCACGGCCCGCGCCGCAGCATGCTGTTTCTGGCCAATACGGGCGAGGAAGAGGGCCTGCTCGGCTCGCAGTACTACACCGACCACCCTGTGTTTCCGCTCGAAAAGACGGTTACGGACCTCAACATCGACATGGTGGGCCGCGTGGACAGCCTGCACCAGGGCAAGGGCGACTACGTGTACCTGGTGGGCGCCGACCGCCTCAGCACCGAGCTAAACACCCTGAGCGAGGCCACCAACCAGCAGTACAGCCCGCTGGCCCTCGACTACAAATACAACGACCCGGCCGACCCCGAGCAGATTTACTACCGCTCCGACCACTACAACTTCGCCAAGCACAACGTCCCGATTATCTTCTACACCAGCGGCCTGCACCCGCAGTACCACAAAGCCACCGATGACATCGCACTCATCGATTTCCCGGCTATGGCCCGGCGCGACCAGCTCATTTTCCACACGGCCTGGGCACTGGCCGAGCGCGACACCCGCGTGGCCCTGAAACCCGAGTTCCTGAGCACCGGCTTCACCCCCGCCCCGGCCGACCTCGACCGCTACGTCGGCACCTACGCCAGCGCCCAGATTCCGCTCAAAATCACCTTTACCCGCGAGGGCAACGCCCTCAAGGCCCAGGCCACCGGCCAGCCCGCCTTCACGCTGGAAGCCGTGAGCAAGGATGTGTTCAAGTTCGACCCCGCCCAGCTGCGCGTAGAGTTTTCAGCCGACCAGCCCACCTTCAAGATGAAGCAGGGCGGCGCCGAGCTGGAGTTTAAGAAAGAGTAG
- a CDS encoding helix-turn-helix domain-containing protein, whose protein sequence is MRTHFGLSQADLAQYLGIDRSLLTHIEADRRPLPMVATWRMLPLLSLMPPPHGSAPADLPPDPAESTAKTLDGLQSRLEVCRTEAQKLALALAQQLPRLQAARHRRALPARLAVLPPRAPLPSLPDEPSMPNLAWAGRMAEDATSDLAKFGVQTRALLEARLAGLQAEIAHLEAALNASKPA, encoded by the coding sequence ATGCGCACGCATTTTGGGCTCAGCCAAGCCGATTTGGCCCAGTATCTTGGCATCGACCGTAGCCTGCTGACGCATATTGAAGCGGACCGCCGGCCGTTGCCGATGGTGGCTACCTGGCGCATGCTGCCCTTGCTGAGCCTGATGCCCCCGCCGCACGGTAGCGCCCCCGCCGACCTACCGCCCGACCCGGCAGAATCGACGGCTAAAACACTTGATGGACTGCAAAGCCGCTTGGAAGTATGCCGCACCGAGGCCCAAAAGCTTGCCCTTGCCTTGGCGCAGCAACTGCCGCGGCTGCAGGCCGCTCGGCACCGGCGGGCCCTGCCGGCGCGGCTGGCGGTGCTGCCCCCACGGGCTCCATTGCCCAGCCTGCCCGATGAGCCATCGATGCCCAACCTGGCCTGGGCCGGCCGCATGGCCGAGGATGCTACGTCGGATTTGGCAAAATTCGGTGTGCAGACGCGGGCACTGCTCGAAGCCCGCTTGGCGGGCTTGCAGGCAGAAATTGCGCATTTGGAAGCGGCATTGAACGCGTCGAAACCAGCATAG
- a CDS encoding nuclear transport factor 2 family protein: protein MTKFLYLLLPVLLAAGPATAQTDPPATVNVEISMPRDSARQFFGSYQFEPNFTMRIFSENGKYYGQRVGDPERFQLFAKQANRFFLKAMPAELEFVRDARGRYQTLVLHQGGRNMRAQRTQAQPVELYDTVLHLDSLLYGAYNRRNLPVLLGYFAPTLEFYHDQTGFTTYAENARRFKENFAKPTVMRRELAPGSLEVYPIAGFGAIEIGTHRFYQTDPGQPERLVAEPRFLHVWQNTQGRWQIVRIVSYDH from the coding sequence ATGACCAAGTTTCTTTACCTGTTGCTCCCCGTCCTGCTGGCCGCCGGCCCTGCCACCGCCCAAACGGACCCACCGGCCACGGTCAACGTAGAAATTTCCATGCCCCGCGACAGCGCCCGCCAGTTTTTCGGCAGCTACCAGTTCGAGCCCAATTTCACGATGCGCATTTTCAGCGAAAACGGGAAATATTATGGGCAACGCGTCGGCGACCCCGAGCGGTTTCAGCTTTTCGCTAAGCAGGCCAACCGTTTTTTCCTCAAGGCCATGCCGGCCGAGCTGGAATTTGTGCGCGACGCCCGCGGGCGCTACCAGACGCTGGTGCTGCACCAGGGCGGCCGCAACATGCGCGCCCAGCGCACCCAGGCCCAGCCGGTCGAGCTCTACGACACGGTGCTGCACCTCGACAGCCTCTTGTACGGCGCCTACAACCGCCGCAACCTGCCGGTGCTGCTGGGCTATTTCGCCCCCACCCTGGAATTTTATCACGACCAAACCGGCTTCACAACCTACGCGGAAAATGCCCGGCGCTTCAAGGAAAACTTTGCCAAGCCCACCGTGATGCGGCGCGAGCTGGCCCCGGGCAGCCTTGAAGTGTACCCCATTGCGGGCTTCGGCGCCATTGAAATCGGCACCCACCGCTTCTACCAAACCGACCCGGGCCAGCCGGAAAGGCTGGTAGCCGAGCCCCGCTTCCTGCACGTGTGGCAGAATACCCAAGGCCGCTGGCAAATTGTGCGCATTGTGAGCTACGACCATTGA